The Deltaproteobacteria bacterium DNA segment CAGAGGGTGGTCCCGAAAAAACTAACAGAAGCGGGATTTCAGTTTCAGTATCCGGATTTGGAATCGGCCTTGAAGGCTATCTTTTATTAGGGTGAATCTTCAATCGGAGCGCATTCAGTTTAATAAATCCCTCCGCGTCTCGCTGATTGTAGACGGCGTCTTTCTCGAACGTCGCAATATCCTGTCGGTAGAGTGAGTTCGGTGACTTACGACCGAGGAGGATACAATTTCCCTTGTAAAGTTTCAGACGAACCGTTCCCGTGACTGGTCTTTGAATCTCATCAATCATTCCCTGCAGTGCCTCCCTTTCAGGCGAAAACCAATAACCATAATAAACCAGCTCCGCATAACGTGGCATCAGAGAGTCACGCAGGTGCATGACCTCGCGATCGAGCGTGAGCCCCTCTAAAGCACGGTGGGCGGCATGGAGGACAGTTCCACCCGGTGTTTCATAGATCCCGCGACTCTTCATCCCGACATATCGGTTCTCGACGATATCAGCCCGTCCGATCCCGTGGTCGCCGGCAAGTTTGTTCAGTTTGGCCAGGAGCTTTGCGGGGGTCAGCCGGGCTCCATTCAAGGTGATCGGATTCCCGTTTTTATAACCGATCTCCACGACCGTCGGTCTCTGAGAAGACAACTCCGGATTTCGGGTCATGACAAAAATATTTTCAGGGGGTGCCTTCCAGGGGTCCTCCAAAATCCCCCCTTCATAACTAATATGGAACAGATTCCGGTCCGAGCTGTACGGTTTTGATTTGGTCACCGGAATCCCGATCTTCATTCTTGCAGCATAGTTGATGAGATCCGTACGCGATCTAAATTTCCATTCACGCCAGGGGGCGATGACTTTAATGTCAGGTTTCAAGGCATAGTAGGTCAGCTCGAATCGGACCTGATCGTTCCCCTTCCCTGTCGCGCCATGACTGACCGCCTCTGCCTTTTCCTTGATCGCGACATCGATCTGTCTCTTGGCAATCAGGGGACGCGCAATGGAGGTCCCCAGAAGATACCCCCCCTCGTAGACGGCGTTGGCCCGAAGCATCGGGAAGACATAATCCCGGACAAACTCTTCCTTCAGGTCGGCGACGATTACCTTCGACGCCCCTGTCTTGAGCGCCTTGCGTCGGATCGCCCCAAAGTCCTCTCCCTGACCGAGGTCAGCAACAAACGCAATCACGTCACAGGAATAGGTCTCCTTCAGCCAAGTAACAATGACCGAGGTGTCGAGACCGCCGGAGTAGGCCAAAACAACCTTCATAACAACATCTCCAATATCGCTTTCTGCACATGCAGCCGATTCTCAGCCTGTTGCCAAATCCGTGACTGCGGGCCATCCATGACCTCATCGGTAATCTCTTCGCCGCGATGGGCCGGAAGGCAATGAAGTACGATCGCATCCTTATTGGCATGATTCAAAAGAGTGCTGTTCAGCTGAAACGGTCGAAAAACTTCCCTCTTCTCCTCCGTCACCTCCTGGCCCATGGAAAACCAGGTATCGGTATTGACCACGTCGGCCCCACGAACCGCCTCGATCGGGTCATTCGTCAGGACAATCGTTGATCTCCCTGGAATTTTTTCTATCACCTCAGCGGCAGGTTCATAACCTTTCGGTGTTGCGATGGCGAGAGGAAACTGGAGTCGTTGTGCTGCATGGATCCAGCTGTTGGCCATATTATTTCCATCGCCAACATAGGCGACCTTTGCCTTCCCCTTTTTGTATTCGCGAACCGTCAGGAGATCGGCCAGAAGTTGGCACGGATGGGCAAGATCGGTGAGGCCATTGATGACCGGAATCGATGCCTCACGCGCCACCTCCTCCGCAATAGAATGCCCAAAGGTGCGGATCAGGATTCCATGGGCATAACCACTTAAGACACGGGCGGTATCTCCGTAGCTCTCTCCCCGGCCAATCTGCGAACTTCCCCTCTCGAGAGACACTGTCCCTCCGCCTAACTCTCTCATCGCAATCTCGAAAGAGACCCGGGTGCGTGTCGAGGATTTTTCAAAAAGCATCGCGAGCGTCTTTCCGCGCAAACGATAGAGCAGATGTCCCCTTTTCCTTTCCTTCTTGAGGACAAGAGCCCTTTTGAGGAGTTGCTCAAGGGTATTCGGGGTTAAATCAAGAAGTGTGAGCAGATCTTTCTTCATTAAAAACCTTTTTCATGATTGCGAGGGCGGTATCAATCTCTTTT contains these protein-coding regions:
- a CDS encoding argininosuccinate synthase, which produces MKVVLAYSGGLDTSVIVTWLKETYSCDVIAFVADLGQGEDFGAIRRKALKTGASKVIVADLKEEFVRDYVFPMLRANAVYEGGYLLGTSIARPLIAKRQIDVAIKEKAEAVSHGATGKGNDQVRFELTYYALKPDIKVIAPWREWKFRSRTDLINYAARMKIGIPVTKSKPYSSDRNLFHISYEGGILEDPWKAPPENIFVMTRNPELSSQRPTVVEIGYKNGNPITLNGARLTPAKLLAKLNKLAGDHGIGRADIVENRYVGMKSRGIYETPGGTVLHAAHRALEGLTLDREVMHLRDSLMPRYAELVYYGYWFSPEREALQGMIDEIQRPVTGTVRLKLYKGNCILLGRKSPNSLYRQDIATFEKDAVYNQRDAEGFIKLNALRLKIHPNKR
- the argF gene encoding ornithine carbamoyltransferase, whose protein sequence is MKKDLLTLLDLTPNTLEQLLKRALVLKKERKRGHLLYRLRGKTLAMLFEKSSTRTRVSFEIAMRELGGGTVSLERGSSQIGRGESYGDTARVLSGYAHGILIRTFGHSIAEEVAREASIPVINGLTDLAHPCQLLADLLTVREYKKGKAKVAYVGDGNNMANSWIHAAQRLQFPLAIATPKGYEPAAEVIEKIPGRSTIVLTNDPIEAVRGADVVNTDTWFSMGQEVTEEKREVFRPFQLNSTLLNHANKDAIVLHCLPAHRGEEITDEVMDGPQSRIWQQAENRLHVQKAILEMLL